The Sorangiineae bacterium MSr11954 DNA segment ACCAGCCACTCCGATTTGCGCGGGCGCGCATGACTGGACGAGACGGCTGCGTGGTCGAGCGTGGCTTGGGTCGCACCTGGGTGTGAAATGGGACGGCTGTGGGCGTACTGTCGGAGCTCGAGTCTCCCTGCCTCCCGTACGTCGGCGTCGCGGCGATCTGCAGAGGGACGCTCGTGACCGGGGCGGAATATCGTGGCGCCTCCAGCGATTGAAGTGCCGTCAAAAGATCGCGGGTGCTAACAAATTGTGAGGCTTGAGATCGCGATGGATGATCCCGGCGCCATGCGCCTCGACCATCGCTTTGCACGTGCCGATCATGTACTCGACCGCTTCGGCAACGGGAAGGCGCCCGCGAACTCTGATCACGGCGTCGAGATCAGCACCGTCGAGAAACTCCATGACGATGTAGGGCGCGCCCGTATCGAGTGTGCCAAGATCCGTGACGTGGGCGATGTGATCTCCACGCAGTCGAGCGACCGCCTGTGCTTCGCGAATGAAACGCTCCGCTGCTCCCGCAACATCGAGCGCGGATGGAATCATGAATTTGAGCGCAACGAGGGATCCCAATGTGACATGTCGTGCCGCTACGACAACGCCCATTCCGCCCGCGCCGAGCACCCGCTCCACGCGGTATTTGCCCGCGAGGACCTCCCCCACTTCAGCAGAAGCGCTCATTGAACAATGATAATATCATTAACCGAGTAACGGGGGTCCGTCATTTACAGTAGCCTG contains these protein-coding regions:
- a CDS encoding serine/threonine protein kinase, with translation MSASAEVGEVLAGKYRVERVLGAGGMGVVVAARHVTLGSLVALKFMIPSALDVAGAAERFIREAQAVARLRGDHIAHVTDLGTLDTGAPYIVMEFLDGADLDAVIRVRGRLPVAEAVEYMIGTCKAMVEAHGAGIIHRDLKPHNLLAPAIF